The proteins below come from a single Mya arenaria isolate MELC-2E11 chromosome 6, ASM2691426v1 genomic window:
- the LOC128237009 gene encoding uncharacterized protein LOC128237009 — protein MNRAVLTLLCMCVLAPWVRTMSVTKDRFTDMQTVADGGEGGLAKLLELLATSTSAKAEEADESSDEESVVITDKVSDEIIKALAEDIDLNLEDIVKGCSHGKCSFCTKGKFLKVCVNAGLVKLGFQLSVTVNGHTVYRKVVSIRNPPPFCVNNVPFLKHVANFCIQIYNVDLAKKSACVKVTFKVFGKKISLKVGCFKIPHAMLEGMDTADVSVDQGSALMFTPYQKNN, from the exons ATGAATCGAGCAGTTCTGACgttgttatgcatgtgtgtCCTGGCGCCGTGGGTGCGCACTATGAGTGTGACCAAGGATAGATTTACGGACATGCAAACAGTCGCAG ACGGTGGTGAAGGCGGTTTGGCCAAACTACTGGAACTCCTGGCTACGAGCACAAGCGCTAAGGCGGAAGAAGCAGACGAATCATCAGACGAGGAGAGCGTGGTCATAACAGACAAAGTATCAGACGAAATCATCAAAGCGCTTGCAGAAGACATTGATCTGAATCTCGAGGACATTGTTAAAG GTTGTAGCCACGGAAAGTGCAGTTTCTGTACCAAAGGCAAGTTCCTGAAGGTGTGCGTCAATGCCGGCCTGGTCAAGCTGGGATTTCAG CTGAGCGTCACAGTAAACGGCCACACAGTCTACCGGAAGGTAGTGAGTATTCGGAACCCGCCGCCGTTCTGCGTCAACAATGTCCCGTTCCTAAAACACGTGGCAAACTTCTGTATCCAGATCTACAACGTTGACCTCGCTAAGAAGTCCGCGTGCGTCAAGGTCACGTTCAAGGTCTTTGGGAAAAAGATCTCGCTGAAGGTCGGTTGCTTCAAGATCCCCCATGCCATGCTGGAAGGGATGGATACAGCCGATGTTTCTGTCGACCAGGGCAGCGCTCTGATGTTTACACCATACCAGAAAAACAATTAA